The Armatimonadota bacterium DNA window CTGCGCGAGGGAGGATTGGGCGGTCAGTTCTGGTCTGTGTACGTCCCGACCAGCCTGCCGGGCGGGGAAGCGGTCGAGGCGACGATGCAGCAGATCGAGATCGTGTACGACATGGCCGACCGGTACAGCGACGTGTTCGAGATGGCGTACACGGCTGACGACGTGATGCGAATCTTCAACGATGGGAAGATCGCGTCGATGATCGGTGTGGAAGGCGGCCACTGCATCAACTCTTCTCTGCAAGCGTTGCGAGCGTTCTACCGCCAGGGCGCGCGGTACATGACCGTCACGCACAGCAGCAATACTCCGTGGGCCGACAGCGCGACCGACGAGCCGCAGAACGACGGCCTCAACGCCTTCGGCGAGCAGGTGATCCGTGAGATGAACCGACTCGGGATGCTCGTCGACCTCAGCCACGTCTCTGCCGACACGATGCGTGATGTGTTCCGGGTAACACGCGCTCCGGTGATCTACTCACATTCAGGAGCGGGCGGCGTCACTCCGCACCCGCGCAACGTGCCGGACGATATCCTGCCGCTCGTAAAAGTGAATGGCGGAGTGATCATGGTGATCATCCTTGCGTCTTACACTTCGCCTGCGATTTATGCGCACTCGCAGGCGCGGGACAAAGTTGAAGAGACCGCAATCGCTCGGTATGGCGAGGGCGACGAGCGCGTCGCGCAGACTGTTGAGAGGTGGCTGTCAATCAACGAGCGCCCGATCGCGACTCTCAGCCAGGTCGCCGACCACATCGACCACATCAAGAACATGATCGGCGTCGACCACATCGGCATCGGCGGCGATTACGACGGCGGTGGCGGAGTTGAAGGGCTCGAGGACGTTTCAACGTATCCGAAGCTTACGGCCGAGCTCCTGCGGCGGGGCTATACCGACGAAGAGATCGGCAAGATCCTCGGGCTGAACGTCATCCGAGTCATGCGTGAAGCCGAGCGCGTCTCACGCGTGATGAAGCGCGAAGGATAATAGTCCCCTCTCCCCGAGCCTGGGGGGAGGGTTAGGGAGGGGGTTCGGGGTGTGCCCGGTTCACAATTCAGGTGCGCGGAGTTGTTGCCAGTAAACTGATCGAGGCAGCAGAAGCCGCTAATCCAAACCCGCTCAAAAAAGATCAATGAATGCGCACGGAGAGATTGAGGAGCAAGGCGAAGACCAAGAGTGGGAACGACCGCCCGACCCGCTGCCGCAAAGAAAGCGGAAGAGTTACTTTCCTGGCTGCTTTCTCATGGCCATAGCTCCGTTCCTTATCTGCGCTGGAGCGCTAAGTCTAATGCCAGAAGGTCCTCATGGACCGAACGGAGAGATTACAAGTGATCCAGGATTAGAAGTTGTATCCTCTGTACTTAGGTTTTTGGCGGTTAGTCTGTTCATTACCGGCATTATCTTGATAGTGAAAGTGTATTTCGACAATCGACGATCAGAGTGAAGAAGCCCTAAAAAACGCGACGATTCTTGTTGCGGCGTCTGCGGGCACACGGTGGCCGCCGTCGTACTCCCAAATCCAAAGCGGTGCATCTTGGCCCTCGTAGATAACAGTCTCGACGCCGCTCGACTTGGCATTGCTGTATCCGTACCATCGCACCATGAGGTTGGAGAACCGGCGCATTACATCGATGCTGACCAGCTGATCCTTTGTGCCGGCGATGATGAACGCTGGC harbors:
- a CDS encoding dipeptidase, which gives rise to MPGIQKADPYLVQAKLLHAQYPLIDGHNDLPWGMRNREGGFDEFDIRLRQDTGQTDIPRLREGGLGGQFWSVYVPTSLPGGEAVEATMQQIEIVYDMADRYSDVFEMAYTADDVMRIFNDGKIASMIGVEGGHCINSSLQALRAFYRQGARYMTVTHSSNTPWADSATDEPQNDGLNAFGEQVIREMNRLGMLVDLSHVSADTMRDVFRVTRAPVIYSHSGAGGVTPHPRNVPDDILPLVKVNGGVIMVIILASYTSPAIYAHSQARDKVEETAIARYGEGDERVAQTVERWLSINERPIATLSQVADHIDHIKNMIGVDHIGIGGDYDGGGGVEGLEDVSTYPKLTAELLRRGYTDEEIGKILGLNVIRVMREAERVSRVMKREG